The following are encoded in a window of Pseudofrancisella aestuarii genomic DNA:
- the pgeF gene encoding peptidoglycan editing factor PgeF, with the protein MSVIFVSTHFPKIRLGYTTNTQGFSREAFAKFNLSEQVGDDPKAVKDNRQLFSSYLNKLDIKWLNQQHTNIVSYFDIYNDEPSDAIYTDKPNQVCITLTADCLPILLFDKKRSKVAAVHAGWRGLANGVLEATLKEFVGYDLVAWLGPCITNKYFEVGQDVYDIYVDKHEDYKYAFKAIGNNKYLFDMKLVARDILMKNHCLDVIDSGLCTYSDKRLYSFRRDNVTGRLASFIWFEE; encoded by the coding sequence ATGTCAGTAATTTTTGTAAGTACTCATTTTCCTAAAATAAGACTAGGATATACAACTAACACTCAGGGCTTCAGTAGAGAAGCTTTTGCAAAATTTAACTTATCAGAGCAAGTTGGAGATGATCCTAAAGCTGTAAAAGATAATCGTCAGCTTTTTTCATCATATCTTAATAAGTTAGATATCAAATGGCTTAATCAACAGCATACAAATATAGTTTCATACTTTGATATTTATAACGATGAGCCTAGTGATGCTATTTATACAGATAAACCAAATCAGGTTTGTATTACATTAACTGCTGATTGTTTACCAATTTTATTATTTGATAAGAAAAGATCTAAAGTTGCGGCAGTACATGCAGGCTGGCGGGGGCTAGCAAATGGAGTTTTAGAAGCGACGCTAAAAGAATTTGTCGGATATGATTTAGTTGCATGGCTTGGCCCATGTATTACTAATAAGTATTTTGAAGTTGGACAAGATGTTTATGATATATATGTTGATAAACATGAAGATTATAAATATGCATTTAAGGCTATTGGCAATAATAAATACTTATTTGATATGAAGCTTGTCGCTAGAGATATTTTAATGAAAAATCACTGTTTAGATGTCATAGATTCAGGATTATGTACATATAGTGATAAGAGGCTTTATTCTTTCCGTAGAGATAATGTCACAGGTCGTTTAGCTAGTTTTATTTGGTTCGAAGAATAG